The Eriocheir sinensis breed Jianghai 21 chromosome 28, ASM2467909v1, whole genome shotgun sequence region aactcaaGCATTATCTCCTCTCCTAAACCCCAACTCAAAAATGTTATGTTATTATCGCCGTCGTGATCGTTTTTGTTGTTCCTGTCCGTCCGTCATCGTGATATTAATAGCAAAAGAATTTAATCACATCGTCAATTGGTCACTAATGAAATCCTCTAAAGAAAAACGCAGCACAATGAAGAACTGTGTCTCGTCTATGAACAATCTTGtcgtcccttcccctcacatcgAGGTCCCAGGAAAAGCATTATTGTATCTCCGCACAAACACAAGTGGATATTCTCCCGGTGGTTGGAACAAGTGGAAGAAGAAGTCATCCCTTCCACCCACAGCCTCAGCAGCGGGCGGGATGCCTAGGAGTCACGGACGCTGTGCACTGCTGTGTGGTGGAGAAGGTTGCTGCTCCTCTTTCAGTGTCATGGATAAGACTAGAATTGTCTTTTCCATGGCGTCTCCGTGAAGTGCCGGCATCAGTGTGTGTTCCTTATTTTGTACTACCACTAATAAAGATTATTTGCTTGCTCCTCATTCTTTTGCCTTGCTGTGTTGTACTACTTCACATTATTAATGAAGGCTATTTGTTTGCTGTTCTTGTCCTTAATCATTTAGTAGTTTTCTTTTTGTAAACTGTGATTACATTCTTCTTGTAAACTGTAAttacattttctatttatttatagatttattatttatttcattgagATTGATATGATATTATTAGAATGTATGTCATTCCAGTTCCTTTTCAATTATCATCATCAGGGTCCTCATTCCCCCATATAGATGGAAAAGTCAAGAAAGAACAAGTGTTAAtaacacaaaaactgtgctagatcggcgtcgcatgaccctccaaggCACCCCCAACAATTTTTATTATGCAAATAGGGGTCTAAAATAGAAAATGctaaaaagtaaagatggcgccactataaacacttgcctgcgccacaatgggctggggccgaccatcaggccctactatgaaggtctaccggcgccacaggccaagacgtaaaaaaaaaaaataataaataaataaaaataataaaaaaagctgactttgtttatacataatgccatgttgtagggttcatcagggctaacaaattttattatacaatgtcatgtctacaatgcatgggtaggccaggaaaacaacttgaagagagcaataacaacaacaagatggacaatctgttgatctacgtctgcgacgccgataaaaaggaAGCCTGATGAGTCAGCATAAGATTATTCACTGAAATTACCCAGACTGCATGTATATGCTTCAACCCTCAGGCAACTTAATTATGATCACATAGCCAGTGATGCATTGGTTTTCAAGTTCAAAAGCAcaaccttccttatttttttatcatgtcTTATGAAAAAATCCCCACTCCAGTCTATTAGTCAGATTTTTTACATTTGTTGATTTCCATTCCATGGTGTCTCATACAGTCCCCATAATATTCAACCATTTTCCAGTCCTGATAAGTTGACAACTGACTGTATCCTAGTGCTTTCACTGCTTTGCATATTGGTGGGGTGCTGATGCAAGTCTCTACAGGAGATACTTGCCCCCGAAGTCGATTTCAAGTTGTTTGATTCAGTGTATTGTGAGGCACTTTGTGATATCCTGTGACTGCAGGATTCCTGCATGGACAGTTGATCTATTGCCTGGGCCTGTACTGTGGGAAGAGTGCTGTGAAATGTAGAGGGGAGCTTTTTCCTTATGAACACAGAAGTGAAGCAGGATTGTGTCCTTACTCGTCAATTTTCAACCCTATCATGGACTGGATATTTGGCAGAACTGTGGATCAGttattgtggagcatctgttggcaataccagggtcactgaccttattTTGGCTAATGATGATGTAATCCACATGGAGTCactggagatgatggtgatgccTCAAAGGCAATCAGatctgggccaagaccaaggtacaggtttCTGCAGGCTTACTAGATGAAACTGTACAGTCTATTCATGCATGTGGCAAGGACATTGATAGCTTGGTAAATTTAACATACCTTATACTTATAGCATAGTGTAGAACAAGTGGGGCTCGTCAAGAAGTTTAATGGCAGGTTGGCTTGGCCTATGGTGTTATGGATTCACTCAGCACAAGTAGGCTATATGACATTGTCAGTACCTGAGCCAGACAAAGATCAGGATCttcaagtcacttgtgctccctgtcattCTCTATGGATGTTGGATGTAAGACTGAATCACAACTTGAAGAGACAGATTGGTGCCTCCAGCAGTATGTGCTTACATCGAATATTTCTGGAATCACTTTTTATCAACCAGTGATAACACCATGAGATTGATTCAAagcctattacctgcatagttcgtGATTGCCAATTTCAAGTATACGGGCATGTTGTACACTATCCAACAGTTGGCCCTGCTCACTGGGTTGATACTGGAAGAGAATCCCAAGAGGAGGAGCccaaggggacacccacagagtttatggcttgagcaagtcaatgAATCCTGCCAAGAGGTACTTAGGATGGAAAAGGGGCTTGCATCAAGACTTGCCTGGAAGAATCCCTGAGTTAAGGGTTAAAGGGTGGGTGAGGCAATGTGACGCCTGCGTGTGCCCCTATTGAGTGTTGATTACAGCTTATATTTGCCAACTCTTCCCACCTTTATTGACACAGCCTTTCCATTACATTGCCATCCATCTTTCAATATGACCATGCCACCTCAGCACATTCTGCTTGAATTTCCTTCTTCATGACTTTACATTATGACCATACCACCTAAGCACATTTTCCTCTGCTCTCCTTTCTCTTGATTTCTGTATCTTGcatgtaaagttgggagcatacaatAAAGCTTCACATGGCCTTAGTCCAAATCTCTCACATTGGCCTTTGAGCCTATGGTGGTAAATAATCCATTACCCTGAGACAAAGGGCCAGTGTTACATCCGCACTGCTACacttaccttccccaagtttctccaggtacccatttactgaccagCCCAAAATGGAGGATGAAGAGCTGGATGAGCTACACACAAACTGCCCAGGCCAAGTTTCAAACCCAGGCCAGTGGATTCATAGCTAGAcatgctaaccacttcaccatgGAGGTTTGTGCTCCATTTGTTACCATAAGTGATGCCAACCACCAATTGGCAACAGGAAGGTGTGAGGAAATGACAAAAAACACAATGAAAATCTATCCCTATTTATTGGTTAGGAAAGTGACTCACAAAGACCACAATACACATCCCTGGAAGGCTAAAAAAGAGGCAAGGCAGCAACGAGACTGATGGCAGTGGTGACACCACACTCAACTACTGCCCTGTGTCACCGTCatcatcctccctcttcctcttcatggtAGGTGCATCAGGGTCCACCTTAATGGTGCCTGACGAGACGTTCATCATGACATTGCTGTTCCCTGTAGAAAGTCGGAGCTTAAAGGAACTGCCACTTCTTGGAAATGCATGTGCACCATATACAAAGATCACTACCCACACTGAATACGTATGTGTTGTGCATTATGATTATTCTTAatgtttatgatttttttttttatgagtcttTCTGCCTCAATAAACTAGAAATTGTCTATCACTGCAAAGCTAACACAAATATTAAAATACTATTGTTTTACAATTATATATATTCAATGGATGCTGCATTTTTTTACACATTAGGTACTAACCCACTGTCAGCTATTTACTTGATACATTATAACCCAGTTAGTACttttgaccacacacacacacacacacacacacacacacacacacacacacacacaggtggtttgtgcaagaaacattcatgattttaaggaaaagttggataagagaggatatggagacgggacagcgcgagcgtagctcttttcccgtatgtcacaactaggtaaatacaactaggtaaacacacacacacacacacacctaacaaacAATAGCAAATATATCATTCTGAAATCCCACTAACCATTCATAGTTAAGCATCAAGCACTTAAGACCTAAGGCACAGATCCTACACCACAGCCACATAGCACAGACCTCTCCCTTGCCCTGACTCATACCTGTTGGGCCTGGAGTGACTTTGAAAACTGGCCGATTAACACTGACGATCTTCTGTGCAGGTCCTGAGGTGATGTTGGTGGCTGGCTTCTGCACCAGTGTGACTGTCTGTGTGTTGCCAGTCTTGGTGGTCACCATAGAGATGGTTGGTTTGATGGGGGTGTTGCCCAGCTTCatgcccccacccccaccacctagGCTGATGCGGTTGCCCCCTCCAAGTGTTGGCAGGCCTGATGGCTTCTGTAGAATAATGGAAAAACATCACATATCTTTATATAAAGTGATTTTGCTGTCTTGATTTCATATCATcaataggggagaggaagataaaaactcTTATCTTTATGAACTGAACCAACTCCTACAGAAGATACTTTTTACCAATCAAGCACTATATTATATATAGATGGTGAGCTATGCACGGGTCAAGACATGTGGTGCGCAGCTCCGTTGAATCTTCCCGTTGGGGGGGGGCAACAGAGGTCACCAAGAGGAGTTGCATACACTCGTGTGTGAACGGCAGGTGCTTTCAATGATATATGTACAGTGCATCTCACTGCCTTTAATGACACCCGAGCTATTTGAAAATTAGTGTTGGTGATGAAGACTGGCAAGTGAGTGACTTATTCCTAGTGTATGGGGTGGTTGAGCGTCGCTGGCCCAGGCTCTTATCAGGGGTCAGGCAAGGTGTGAATCCGTCGACCCTCGCGCAGTGCATGCAGCTTTCGTTGCTGTGATACCTCACTGCACGGGGGAGACTGGTGTATGCAGGCTGTAGCTGGCCATGGCTTCCAAGACGCCCTTGGTGCCCATTACGCCCTCCGTGGGGTTGGATGGGCCTGTGCAGTAGGGCTGCGGTGGATGACGTCTTGGGGTACGTGTCCAGCATGAGGAAGAAGATGCCGAAAGCTAACCTCACTAGGCTGGTATGAAATTACTACAGTGATGAGGACATAGTGAGGGCTAGGGACACCTACTACAGGATCCTGCAGGGGCATCCTACTACCACAAGGAAGAAAGCTTCCAGGATCAAAGCTACCACCATCGATACAATCCTGGATCTGATGCAGGAGATACCGGCTGATGCACACCTGCCCCTGGTGTGTCAGGATGTGTGTCACACCTCCCCCACCCACCTGGGCAGCATTGACAGCGTGGTGCTTGATGTGCGATGCAGCAGACTCGAGCAGGAGGTAAGGGGAGTGGCACAGCAGCTGAGCAACATCGTGACTTACTGAGACAGATCGGTGGGGGAGCTGACGCCTTGTCAAAAGTGATTGAGAAGGCAGTGCTGCACCGCCTAGAGGCCTACCTGAACACATTGGACAATCAGTTTAGTTACAAGAAAGGGCACGGCACCGAGATGTGTTTGTGGACGTTGAAGTAATACACTTCCAGGGGCTCACCTGTCTACCTTTGCTTCCTTGACACCAGCAAGGCTTTTGACAGAGTGAACTACTGGAAGCTGTTTAATAAACTGCTTGTAAGGGGAACTCCTGGGTACATTGTCAAGCTCCTAATGTACTGGTACACTACCCAGGAATTTGCTGTAAAATGGGGGGGCTTCCACTTCGCTGCCATTTAAGACAGCCAATGGTATTCACCAGGGAGGGATTCTGTCTCCCCACTTGTACAACATCTACACAGATGACCTCACTGCCGCTCTGCATGACACAGGCACAGGCTGCCACTTACATGATAGGTGCATCAACTCACTGAgttatgctgatgacatggtactgatggcacccacagtggaggctctgcaggacctAATTGGAGTGTATCAGGCGTATGCTGCCACGCACAATATTgtctacaacaccaccaagacagagtgcatggtagtgccaccgccacactccagggtggactaccagacatcagcgtggctaagtgggagtgcatttacatttgtggatagattcacatacctgggccatgtcatcaacagggaaaggaccgatgatgatgacatcaagaagcagaccaccaagctcacagtcatcggcaacatgttcctgaggaaattctccttctgcagcacgAAGGTGAAGTTGGCGTTATTCAGGGGCCACTGCTActctctactgcaactcgctgtggtcgcggtatagggctgcctccatgaaccgtcttagGGTCTGTTATAACGACATGCTCaagcggcttctggggcttccttgatggactagctcatccctggccttcaccgggcaTGGGATGAACTATCTGGCTGTGCTGCGTCACCACGCCAcgtacagtatgaggagtagagtggaacaatctgggaactccatcatcacctccatcaaaCAGAGCTCGGCCTATATATGTGGATCTATgtggcgggagtggctgggccttctgttcatgtagattgtgcataagtgtgccgtgcacacgcatatataattaTAAGCTATCAATTATTTAAGCGTATATGTATCTCGGTTGATCTCGTTCGTTTATTTGTCCTGTTTTTAATATATGCTGCTGGgcaaaataaaattattattattattattattattaaagaaaagaaaggaaggcataTACTAGGGAAGAAAGGCTTGTCAATTGTGACCAGTAACAATGAGTGAattatcctcctcttactctaTTACACTTCTGTTTTTAAGGCTTCCCTTTCTCACTTACTATGTGAGAGTAATTATGATAATGAGTATGACAACAATAATGATGACAAAGAGGATTATATAAAACAAAAGCCTCCGGAGCATTAAACTGTACCTTGCGTGGTGGTTTTATTCTGTAGTTGCAGGCAGAGAGGCAGTAGCGGTCAGGGGGGAGGCGGATGCCATACTGGTTTGCCTTGATGGGAGGCAATGGGTTGGCATTGCGGGTGCGTGCCATCTCTAACAGCAGCTGCCAGGGCACATACAACAGAGTTTTGTGACCAGCTGCATTTTTAATTCCATCATTCATTATCATGTATATTTAATATTTCTACTAAAATGTATATAAACTGATAGTGCAAGCAGTGTACAGCTTAGTTCAATTTCCAGCATATGTAAAATGTGAAGATTAAGCACATATGAGGAAAGGACAATATATATGATTTAGTAAACTTTTGAATGATCAAGTTTACAGAGCGATGTGCCACGCTGAACCGTACATCTCTGGGAGGTGGTGCGGTGAAGGACTTCTCCATCTGCATGTGTACAGCCAGCTTGACATCATCCATCTCTATAGTACGTGCCTTCTTTGCATAGTTGGCAAATACCCGCGCATCATCCAGCACCTGTGACACATAGCctgtgggtggggaaggggggcaCCGTATCATCATATAGGATCCCAGGCTCATCAAATAGTAGTCTAGCACAAACCCTGCTTCTGACCCACTCCTTACAATGCACAGGCTAAATACTGGGCCAGTTTTACAatccaatacagcaagtttgtaagctccccaaccaaacatgAAATACAATAAGAATTCCTTGTAGCTTTAGTGTTTGGCATTGatataaaaatgaggaggaaattttaggaaactacacagggaatctctctttattagtatctggtattgagtagaaaaaacggatcattgtggtgaatatggtttggtttggtcCCTTACAATGACTTCGTGCTAAAGTTTCGAACTGGCCAGTTGTGTGTGACCGGGGAGCCAAAATGATTACGATAACATGGACATATGAGTACATGAAACCTCCTAGCAAACTGAGAATGAACTAAACTTtttttggttaagattcgttttagtaccatgccagtatttcattacctaccttatgaaacatcactagctcttcatatatcttttctacaaatgttcaacaatcatggacaCGCTTTCAAagtccaattcaaggactatttattgttgaaaataagggataatattcacaaaagcgcagcctcctctggcggcggctgctgtatattttcaacaataaatggtCCTTGAATTGAATTTTGAATGCTTTTCCATGTTTGTTGAATgtttgaagaaaagatgaagagctagtgacgtttcataaggtaggtaatgaaatactggcacggtactataACGAATCTTAACCCTCTTTTTAATACACAAACATCATGACGCGACAGATAATACGAGTGGGGGTAATAAAATGTCCCTTACGGTAGGTGAATTCCAGCATCTGATTGATGACCCCAGGCTCGTACTCCGTGATGCCCATGTCCTTCAGGATGGCACTCATCACCTGGGCCTCCTTGGGCACTGCCGCTTTAGTTTCCTTCGCCATGGTCCTCTCTGTCGTAGATGAGGGACCGAGGTTATAGTTAGACAGCCTCCTGCACGCTCCTCGACATTATTTTCCAGGCCTGGCTCGAagcgtccctccctgcctctTGACGCGCTGCGgatgtaaacaacaacaacaccaaatttacaagattatcgtactcggcatATAGTACTTTTCGGCTTCTCACCCGTAAGTATATGAAGAAAAACACCGGTACTTTACGGTTTCAACATTAACTTTAAATGGGTATCGTTAGTGGTGCGGCTACGACGTTTTGGGGGGGCCTGAAACTAATAATTGCAACGTTCTGAGTACGACTGTCTGGTAACGTAGTTTGCTACTTCGTACTCTCTGTAACATTGCTGTACATAGAGGTATTTATGCCATGTGTGGTGTGTCTCAGTCAAGGAGACTATAGTAGTCTCCTTGGTCTCAGTCAGCGTCCTATCTTTTATTAGACAcatgtttcctccctttcccttcgcaCTACTGTTATCAgtgctttctccttccttccttcgtaaagATCTTAATGTTACAAGCAGGCCGGACTGCGACACCacttctaaataattctgacatCATTACGCCCAAACGAATTATGAGTTAAACCGAAGAATATGGGGAACTTTGTTGAAATTTCATTTTGTGTGTAAGCTTTTTTTAACCCACTTTCCATAGATTTAtggttacatatatatatatatatatatatatatatatatatatatatatatatatatatatatatatatatatatatatatatatttttttttttagtattttcttttcctgGCGATTTAAGCTGATCTGCCATACAatgtgtttgggtgggtgggtgtgtcccTCTTAAATTGctacttattattgttattatatcaGTGTATGAGTGCGCGTGTGTATGAAATCATGAACACCTTAGCTATTGGGCTACTTCTTCTGGCGCTACTTTTCGTaaactggagaaaaaaagaaggaaataaaaattgatttttgttgattggcgttgttgattggcattgttgtcttttagttttgttcagttttctttttttcttttgttccatTTCGTTGTAATatagtttttttctattttcaattTCTTCCAGAGTTAATGGTTGAAACACTAGTATGTCTGCTATTAAGTGTTCTCTGCTTTGATTTTCTGAGTTATGTATAAAGTTttggttttgtcttatttctttataatcttcacagtccagcagaaaatgttctaatgtttctaCTTCTGCTCCACAGCACGGacactcctcactcttcctctgaaACCTGTTCATTCAGTTTAGAGTTAAGGTGTTAGTTCTTCCTCTTAATATTAAGATTAAGCAGTGGCGGTGAAAGCAAGgagcgccgttacaaaggctgAAAGGCTGTCACTGCATGCCGTGCGCGGGAAAAGTTGTGGCCATTCGAGGTCGTGATTTGTGAGTGTGTCGGTGCTGCTGCGCCCCTGTACATCCTCAAGATGGACGAGTACCCGGATCTGGAGGACGAGTTCGAGGCTCAACATGCTGCGGAACTGGAGATGATGCGGGAAATGGAGGGTAAGAGAGTACGTGGCGCTGAGGACGAGTGCGCAGAGGAAGGTGACAGTCGGCCGAGCCCTTGTTGACGGTTCTCCCTGGAAATGGTTCAaccctgtagtagtagtagtagtagcagtatatgTGTGTAGACGGTTCAGGCGGACCAGTGAATGGGACGATGTGGCCTCACCTAGTTACTCACCTGACTGGCCTTTCCTCAGCAGGTGCAAGTGGTaaaagttaacccggtagctgggGGGATCaggtttcttaaaggtccctccaaacgaaaaaaatgagaaaaaaatatcacacgcaaaccatttaataatatatatcaacgcatttgtgaccagtttatgcaccggtaattgtggagaatcactccgcacctccaaAATTCAATActacgcctccatattatggttaagggactaaatacatgtcccttaaccataatatgaaggtggaagtgcttaaaagtaaagaaaaagccgaattaatcccctttcCCCAACGATCTTAGGGGACCCCCGTGAAGTTgggttttttgggtgggggagcatatttaaactactccaaccaatctttacgacctgctaacgggggtgcttcgcccccctcgacccccatgCTAACCAAGGGGGGACTGTGCCCCCCCTACCACCCCCCTGGACCCCACCCCTTACCTTTACTGGACGGGATGTTGCCACGTCCGCCCaccatttctctttatttacaaACTATATATTTTCCCCGTAAGTAGAGCACAGAAATGCTTTATTTCAGGTAGACAGCATCATTGCAATAGCTGCTTTTACTCCACAATTTCCCTGGTCTTCATAGCCCTCCACACTaccaaccgagagagcctgggatCGATTCCCGGGTTGAGTGGAAAAATttaggcggcttttccaataccctacaccccagtccacccagcagtgaatgggtaccaggtattactcaggggttgtgtcccatctcccgGGATGTTGCGCCAACtcaacgaaactttccaacttttcttctgTGAGACCATTAGTATTGCTAATCAAAGCTGTTTCTGAAGCCTATTTATAGATGAGCTATTGCTATTCTGGAAAAGTTTATAGAGAGCTTTAAAAGCTGTTAAAATTAGGAATACTATGACTGTTAATGCTGGTTAGTGGCAGATAATCATGTAAGCAAGAAACATCAGTGAATTAGTGGTGTGATAAGCTTGTGAAATATCATACCTAATTGGTTTGTTTCCATTtattacatagaaaaatatattagtatttACGAAATAGTTCTACCGCATCAGTAAGTGTACGGTAATAAAAAATAACACCGCCATAATGGATGAGAAGTGGCCTGAAGGCAGTAACTGAGGCGGTGGGCGTGAGCTCTCTCACCCAAG contains the following coding sequences:
- the LOC127004339 gene encoding transcription initiation factor TFIID subunit 9-like — encoded protein: MAKETKAAVPKEAQVMSAILKDMGITEYEPGVINQMLEFTYRYVSQVLDDARVFANYAKKARTIEMDDVKLAVHMQMEKSFTAPPPRDLLLEMARTRNANPLPPIKANQYGIRLPPDRYCLSACNYRIKPPRKKPSGLPTLGGGNRISLGGGGGGMKLGNTPIKPTISMVTTKTGNTQTVTLVQKPATNITSGPAQKIVSVNRPVFKVTPGPTGNSNVMMNVSSGTIKVDPDAPTMKRKREDDDGDTGQ